One Candidatus Nitrososphaera evergladensis SR1 genomic window, GCTTCAGACGGCCAGCTGAAGATCCAGCTGCCAAGGACCGTTGCAGACGCGAAAATGGCAGGCAACACCACTGACGCAGAATATGTGATCTTTGTCGACGAGATTGAGGACTTTGCAGATGACGACCACGGCAAAGACGTGAGAACACTGACCATTCCGTTCGCGGCACAGTCAGAGCAGATTGACATCACTGGTACCTTCGTAGCGATCCCAGAGTTCGGTGCAATCGCTGCAATCGTTCTCGCAGTCGCAATCGTCGGCATAATCGTCGCCACGACAAAATACAGCAAGTTCAGCTTCTTGCCAAAGATGTAAGGCAGGCTGGACGAGCCTCTCTTTTTCCTTTTTTCATTTTTTGCCGAGAACCACTGTCAAGTATTCGTGTTATCACAATTTAACTGAAAAATCAAGTGGGGCCTTCGGAGGGATTTGAACCCTCCTCAAGCGGTGTCTGCCGAAATTTCATATTCAGAACAGTCCACAGCCGCCTATACTCACCAGGCTATACTACGAAGGCCGCCAGTGCAATCTGCGGAAACCACATTATATAATCGTTCGATCACTTACGTGCTTGGCAAGAGCCCTATCCTGACCGTTTCAACACCCATTTCTTGTTCAAGTTTGCCGGCAAGCGCGTTCAGACCAAGCGAGTCGCCTGCAAGGTGGCCCAAGACAACCAGATTTCCTTGCAGTTTTTCCTCGCGCATTTTCACCAAATCGCCATAGTCGACGTGCAAATAGATGACAGTGTCGACGCCGTGCTGGAAATACGCCTTGGCAATCGAGTAGCCTCCATTGGTCCCTGCGGCTATTACAAGCGCCCAGTGACCCACTCTGTTTTTTTCGCTTCCATGCCTCACTTGCACCCGTGTTTCGGCGTGGCGGAATTCAGGTATCCTGCTTACAGACTCGACGATGTCAGAGACGTATTCTGTCTTGCCAGACTTTATCTTGGCTAAAATGGCCTGCCTCATGTACTCGTCGCAGGGCTGGTGTATGTTGACAAGGGGCATCTTCATTGCCCTTGCCGCGCCCACCACGTCGTCGTAAATGTTGGCGTGCGTCTTTGTCTCCACCCGCTCTTTGAGTTTCTCTGTCGCTTCTTTGGCGACACTTTTTGGCACGCCGTGTTCGACCATGTAGTCGGTATGCTTGTCAAAGACCTTGTAAAAGTTGATAGCGGCTATCCCTATTGGGTGATGCGCAATGACGGCGTCGCAGCCAAGGCTCTTTGCAAGCAAGAGCTCTGCGGTCCCGATGTCGATTGCCATCATTACTTTTTTGATGTTTTTGCCCCTGACGTGCACCATGCTGTCGGCAGGCATCTTTTTCCATCCGGCAAGCTCTAGCCCGGCCTTCATTATCTCCTCCGTGTCAACACCGCTTGTCACCATATATGGCCAGCCGGTGGCGTGGTGCAAAATTTAAATCTGATCCGGCCTTTTCAACATACTATAGATGAGCTGCTCTGACGAATATTTCTCGCACTCGACGACAGGCGAAGATAATAACCTGATACAGATAACGCCCAGAGTCAAGGAGAAGCTCAAAAAAGCCAAGTACGGCGTCTACAACCACTCGGCGGTGGAGCTGTGCCACTGGACGAAAAAGTCGTTTGCAAACGAGGGTTCTTGCTACAAGCACAAGTTCTACGGCATATCGACGCACCAGTGCATGGAGATGACCCCCACCGCGATGAACTGCGAGAACAGGTGCGTGTACTGCTGGCGGCCGGCGGAATTCTACGATACGCTTGAAATGCCGGAGCAGATGGTAGACGAGCCAGAAGTCATCGTCCAGAACCTGATGGCCGAGCGCAAGAAGCTGATAAACGGATTTTACGGCAACTCCAAGAACGACGAGACCAAGCTTGACGAGTCGCTTTTGCCAGCGCATTACGCGATCTCGCTTTCCGGCGAGCCTACCATGTACCCAAAACTGCCGCAGCTGATAAAATACCTAAAGACGTTAAAGGCCACGAAATCGATATTCCTTGTGACAAACGGCCAAGAGCCGGACATGCTGCGCAGGCTCGAAAGCGAAGACGCGCTTCCGACCCAGATCTACCTGTCTACAAACGCGTCGAACAGGAAAATGTTTCTGCAGGTAAACCGCCCGCGACACAAGGGCGCGTGGGAGCGCTGGCAGGACAGTCTGCACTTTCTGTCGACTGTCGACACACGGACGGTCCTGCGCATGACGATAATCCGGGGCTACAACGACGGCTCAGACGACATCAAGGATTTTGCAAAGGTGATGTCAGAAGGAGACCCTCACTTTATCGAGATCAAGTCGTACATGCACGTCGGCATGTCCACCCAGCGCCTGGAGAGGGACAACA contains:
- a CDS encoding Nif3-like dinuclear metal center hexameric protein; its protein translation is MVTSGVDTEEIMKAGLELAGWKKMPADSMVHVRGKNIKKVMMAIDIGTAELLLAKSLGCDAVIAHHPIGIAAINFYKVFDKHTDYMVEHGVPKSVAKEATEKLKERVETKTHANIYDDVVGAARAMKMPLVNIHQPCDEYMRQAILAKIKSGKTEYVSDIVESVSRIPEFRHAETRVQVRHGSEKNRVGHWALVIAAGTNGGYSIAKAYFQHGVDTVIYLHVDYGDLVKMREEKLQGNLVVLGHLAGDSLGLNALAGKLEQEMGVETVRIGLLPST
- the twy1 gene encoding 4-demethylwyosine synthase TYW1 — its product is MSCSDEYFSHSTTGEDNNLIQITPRVKEKLKKAKYGVYNHSAVELCHWTKKSFANEGSCYKHKFYGISTHQCMEMTPTAMNCENRCVYCWRPAEFYDTLEMPEQMVDEPEVIVQNLMAERKKLINGFYGNSKNDETKLDESLLPAHYAISLSGEPTMYPKLPQLIKYLKTLKATKSIFLVTNGQEPDMLRRLESEDALPTQIYLSTNASNRKMFLQVNRPRHKGAWERWQDSLHFLSTVDTRTVLRMTIIRGYNDGSDDIKDFAKVMSEGDPHFIEIKSYMHVGMSTQRLERDNMLGMEEVRGYANKLCEKMPAFSVMDESEISRIVVLQNKKRYVDRWIKSYFE